In a single window of the Zonotrichia leucophrys gambelii isolate GWCS_2022_RI chromosome 2, RI_Zleu_2.0, whole genome shotgun sequence genome:
- the PP2D1 gene encoding LOW QUALITY PROTEIN: protein phosphatase 2C-like domain-containing protein 1 (The sequence of the model RefSeq protein was modified relative to this genomic sequence to represent the inferred CDS: inserted 4 bases in 3 codons; deleted 3 bases in 2 codons; substituted 6 bases at 6 genomic stop codons) encodes MRTAIKDNKNSSSINKLRFEVHQSQVSQEHSTSNVRENXLQNGGNISTNKPDXVEGYLRTTRALGHHRAPVKRTCVISVLHTASVPINVTCQFLILTSNGLXGVLDYLKYLHQLLTSTHYLRMHECCSTKEDTVSQYLVSLTGDNLTDSKTINHLQDRIQLFYSNQSIFQCDSKGNLKQNQXKCSRKNYRHSKNXILNKETNDHKNQPNPGLSLFSNNEVNSKNRDTLFQFXTQGDSEELSLMTENFIQVFIHSETSEQEETNTFCAIGPSHSYKQLQENVLASRSKATKMPSKXTKPCHNSDSNTQLAEKNGLQLIWXQTAGDVGQELQKTASPLGSKPPPQFEKDTKMYQINCKSQAAXGDRVSSETLQCNKSPCEQLAKTALAAGSRDNITILIILLNGCDKIPNYLNI; translated from the exons ATGAGGACTGCAATTAAGGATAACAAAAATTCAAGCTCTATTAACAAGTTAAGGTTTGAAGTTCATCAGAG TCAGGTCTCTCAAGAGCACAGCACTTCCAATGTGAGAGAAAA ACTTCAGAATGGTGGAAACATCAGCACTAATAAACCAG TTGTAGAGGGATACCTGAGAACTACAAGGGCTCTTGGACATCACAGAGCTCCAGTAAAAAGAACATGTGTTATATCTGTACTTCATACTGCATCTGTCCCTATCAATGTTACTTGCCAGTTTCTTATTTTGACTTCTAATGGGCTTTGAGGGGTTCTGGATTACCTAAAGTACTTGCACCAACTCTTAACATCCACTCATTACTTGAGAATGCATGAATGCTGTTCAACAAAAGAGGACACCGTGTCTCAGTATCTAGTATCCCTCACTGGAGACAACTTAACTGACTCAAAA ACTATTAATCATCTGCAAGATAGAATACAGCTATTTTATTCCAACCAAAGTATTTTTCAGTGTGACTCAAAAGGCAACCTGAAacaaaatcagtgaaaatgTTCCAGGAAGAATTATAGGCATAGCAAAAATTGAATTCTTAATAAGGAAACCAACGACCACAAAAATCAACCTAATCCAGGACTGTCTCTTTTTAGTAACAATGAAGTAAATTCAAAGAACAGAGATACACTGTTCCAATTCTAAACACAAGGTGACTCTGAAGAACTCAGTTTGATGACAGAAAATTTTATCCAAGTTTTCATCCACAGTGAGACTTCAGAACAAGAAGAAACCAACACTTTCTGTGCAATAGGTCCAAGTCACAGCTATAAACAGCTGCAAGAGAATGTGCTGGCATCAAGGTCTAAAGCAACGAAAATGCCCTCAAAATAGACAAAACCATGCCAT AATTCTGACTCAAATACACagctggcagaaaaaaatggaCTCCAATTAATTTGGTGACAAACTGCAGGTGATGTTGGTCAAGAACTGCAAAAGACTGCATCACCACTGGGTTCTAAACCACCACCACAGTTtgaaaaagacacaaaaatgtACCAAATCAATTGCAAATCACAAGCTG GAGGAGACAGAGTCAGCTCAGAGACACTGCAATGCAACAAGTCACCTTGTGAACAACTGGCAAAGACTGCATTAGCTGCAGGTTCAAGAGACAATATTACTATTTTGATCATACTTCTAAATGGATGCGATAAGATACCCAATTACCTCAACATTTAA